Within the Nitrospira sp. genome, the region CACGGTCGAATGCTTCGATGGCCTTGGCTTGTTCCGCGATGGGCGCCCCACGGTCCACCAGAGCCGACAAGTCGGTATGCACACACACCAAATCCTTCCGAGCTAATTCGTGCAGCGCACCCTCTCGTATCGCCTGGAGTGCCCCCACCCGCGAGACCGCCTCATCGAGCTCGATGCTTTCAAAGCCCGTGCAGATCCCGAGCCCGCGATGCAGGTTGCTGGTCGAAACCATGGCACCGCTGATGCCATGCGTATCCGGCAATGCTGGCCACCGCGGGGCCCGACCCTGCCCCCAGAGCCACACACAGGTCGCCGTGTGCTGCCCTGCCTCCCGACGATCAAGGTTGACGGGATGATCCCGCAGCACCACCACCGAGGCATCCATCACCTTTCTGAGCATTTCCGCGCCGTCGCCGTTGGGAAGGTGCTCTCCGATGGCGTGTCCCTGCACGAGCAGAGGATCCGTACAACTCGCTCGGTACTTCCCATTCACCCAAACCATATAGTGGTGATGACCCAAACCGGGATAAAATTGAATGGTTTCCGAACCGATACCCTCGTTCAGCGCATCAATCAATTCGCGCGCTTCGTCCGTCTCGATCCCGCCGGCGTTCGCATCCTCCAATACGGCGGATGGACTCAATTTTTTGGCATCGAGATTCATTGGCTTCCCGGATGAAGCATGTTCGGAACGCAAAGTGACCAACTGAGCCCGGTACACGATATCGTGTTCACCGACCGAAATCCCCAACCCCACCGCTTCAAGCGGCGCCGGCCCGGTCGAATATTTCTTCGGATCATAGCCTAGCATGCTGAGCCCCGTCAGCTCCGCTCGTGGCGCGAGACCTTCCACGGGAATCGTCACCCAACCGAATTCGCCTGCCCGGGCCAGGCGATCCAAATTCGGGG harbors:
- the apgM gene encoding putative 2,3-bisphosphoglycerate-independent phosphoglycerate mutase; translated protein: MKYLIIHGEGFADGSRSSLGGRSLLEAAHTPNLDRLARAGEFGWVTIPVEGLAPRAELTGLSMLGYDPKKYSTGPAPLEAVGLGISVGEHDIVYRAQLVTLRSEHASSGKPMNLDAKKLSPSAVLEDANAGGIETDEARELIDALNEGIGSETIQFYPGLGHHHYMVWVNGKYRASCTDPLLVQGHAIGEHLPNGDGAEMLRKVMDASVVVLRDHPVNLDRREAGQHTATCVWLWGQGRAPRWPALPDTHGISGAMVSTSNLHRGLGICTGFESIELDEAVSRVGALQAIREGALHELARKDLVCVHTDLSALVDRGAPIAEQAKAIEAFDRDLVGPLVESLRKTGSGRVMLVCDHSEDPASPRDSSYKALAAVVDPAAGERSNGMAFSEAHATDSGSPIRDGLRLLTRLLKK